The stretch of DNA TCCCCGCTTTCTTCCTCTAGTTCTGTTCATCATTCTGACTTCACAACCATGCAGCTCAGCAACTCTGCTGCTCACCTGTATCACAAACTTCTGGATCTCTGACTCAATTCCCTCCAAGGCTTCAGCAGTCATGTGCATGAACCCTGCTCCCAGGAAAACACCTGCAGAAGTGCAGCCCAGGAGGCTGAGGATCCGGCGGTGACGacctaataaataaaaaaaaggagttacaaTACAGTTGGCAATGAGGAGATACACACAGGTGATTAAAGGGCCACAGGCAGCACCCAATATCACAAGCTTGGGGATGGTGAGAGAATCAGAGCAAGATACCAGGAGAGGGTGAAGGGCTGAAGTCAGACTTAAATTATGGGGACAAAGATGTggtagggctgtacctgtggctctATCAGTCTGGAACCACTTGAAGCAGATGGGAATAAGACCACAGATTAGAGTGAGAACCAGCAGGGCAAACAGGCAGCCAATTTTTACTCCTAGTAGTGGCTCCATCCTTGGGGAACAGGATAAATAGAGGCCTCAGAATAAGGAATGGAGTTATACTCTTTGGAGCAAGAGGGGCGTCTTAGGTGGTCAAAGCCGGAGTATCCACTCTCCTGAGTTTCAAGGAAGCTATTGGGATCCTCTTTCTATTCCGTGTTGCCTCTTCTTGCACAGCCTTGCATAGCTGACTGAGGCCCAGCCCCAGCTTCCTGCCCATCCCCTACATGAAGGCCCCTCCCCTGGCTGACGCCTCCCAGAATTTAGAAACTGGAAACTCCAGACTCCCTGTCAGGCACAGCCTGGTGCTCTGTCTTCTCCTCTTCAATGCTATGACTAATCCAAGAGCTACGGACAGTCTTAGTTCACGCCTGGGGCTGTTCTAATCCAAAATGGGCGCCTACGGCAGCTACTTCACAGCTATTTTGTGTCGGGGACAACCTGGTCCTGTCTCACTCAGGACATTTGATCTAAACCTTCCGTACCCTCTCTACCCCACCTCAAGTCTTATAGGTTGACATGCTGATACCTGAACTGCACTCTTTCAGAGGGGATTTGGGGCCACTTGGGGtaaggaggaggtggggctggaaagTGGAGCTGCTACCACTCTGTGGGAACCTGTAGATGAGAGGACTCCCCTTTCCGGTAACCCCAGAAAAATAGCTCCAGGCATGGAAATGTCTAGAAGAAAATTGAGATTTCTAGTATTACAACACTGATACTATTATGACTTTTGACTATGCCTGTTCCCTGATATAAATCTTAGGAGAGGGACTGAGAGTTTTAAGATGGAGAAAGTTGTTCTATCTCTGAAACAGCAAGATCTAGGGGAAAACTGAGAAATGAACCACGTAAACTGAAGGCTCCTTCCTGCCACAAGGGTGGAGATGGAAGATTCAGGCCTGAGGAGAACCAATTCTTGAGGGAAATGTATAGACAAACTGAGGGAGCTGAGAAAgttggaggggaaggagggagaaaaaaatagaagccaaGCAGCTGCAGATTCCCCTATTCAGGTGGCCTGCATAACAATCCTGAGACCTGTTGAGCCAGTTctcagggagctgggggaggcctTCTTCACTTCCCCAGATTATCTCCAGGACTTCCTGGGAAATGGGGGGCTCTAGCAGAAGCCACAGTATTTTCACAGAAGAGGGCGAGCTGGAGATTTATGTGGGAAgattgttgctgaaactcagcctctgtccaccaggcCCGAATAGAAAtgcggagacagagttttggatgaaagagaaaaaaaaaaaacagctttttttgctttgccaggcaaagcagGCCATGgaaggctaatgccttaaagattg from Sus scrofa isolate TJ Tabasco breed Duroc chromosome 7, Sscrofa11.1, whole genome shotgun sequence encodes:
- the SLC39A2 gene encoding zinc transporter ZIP2 isoform X1: MEPLLGVKIGCLFALLVLTLICGLIPICFKWFQTDRATGRHRRILSLLGCTSAGVFLGAGFMHMTAEALEGIESEIQKFVIQNRTKSKGNSSDDADSSNVEYPYGELIISLGFFFVFFLESLVLQCCPGAAGRSTVEEQEWGILNSEYTCHAWLQRQTSRKTK
- the SLC39A2 gene encoding zinc transporter ZIP2 isoform X2, which produces MEPLLGVKIGCLFALLVLTLICGLIPICFKWFQTDRATGRHRRILSLLGCTSAGVFLGAGFMHMTAEALEGIESEIQKFVIQNRTKSKGNSSDDADSSNVEYPYGELIISLGFFFVFFLESLVLQCCPGAAGRSTVEEQEWDLR
- the SLC39A2 gene encoding zinc transporter ZIP2 isoform X3; this translates as MEPLLGVKIGCLFALLVLTLICGLIPICFKWFQTDRATGRHRRILSLLGCTSAGVFLGAGFMHMTAEALEGIESEIQKFVIQDKK